A genomic window from Thunnus maccoyii chromosome 2, fThuMac1.1, whole genome shotgun sequence includes:
- the LOC121905182 gene encoding up-regulator of cell proliferation-like, with protein sequence MPQPWGGHVICPIDPPRFKAQCPPSAVYPVLRTDHRGPDDVIHSRMKDKPHTSSGYVSDMSDVSQDKLYDFKGKHRDYPGTAESHISSDTSNYSGSRDSQYDEEMVLPDDIEEEVICDICCQAPAMKICLTCNISYCEYDVRQHYTVSALQRHTLRDVSAEVEGKRCQHYQEPLDVFCRTDLMPICSTCAQGSHRGHDIILQKMPHAARQMSRADETQVPGLLDTVVPPPGKIKFLSVKPNSVMLSWGCPAGLEGPKSFRVEWRSSKREEDYIVIKDFLRIEINNLQPGQQYLFRVATEDEDGKLSEWVKESVFTAVPAPRHLTKEHTEARAVSLKWTMGDKMEQIPHRFLITVTSPGKESQGIHSVDCYKMFSDLEPDTEYTISVSTVLNNQYSEPVSTTIQTDPCLMEVLSKIGLEDQYDNKLTLSTVLEMNQNDTSENDLETAKSLPEAFLKKLMMLNANARSVKCVSHDVDSDKSNAINPLDLITALFLCSDSFLHQNIVLKMSLCQFAVPLLLPNNETGEITMMLWAMREIVQTFRPSKEAFRKLKCEERLVLSDIPLVSFVRLGKMVSSKSQILNELLSDNQQQHDRFFHRHMAFGDVPRRISDGLVEISWYLPSGNRNIDKFTEPVAITNLRGDIRAFDKQFSFLCQTSAAVYIFCDESEADSFNSLKGRDVKGKVFVISSKKGKNFTLKIMTLKPSLKTTNLTQKKKTDTELIKAIQESICKILEKCPDKVQLANLADRAHCSGILVDEDTDECQSARKNANKITTHIANIPKFKDKQLPSQGHIWKALSWLENEWWRLRKVGNQNIEDYRKSLKTKEKDLRRKQQRFEMTAAMSDFFHGVVTSEVQRYYFLKWLEIDLDNLFRHQLSALRERYKEQCQKFPQEKEQIAEIDKQMSACSLHLEHFFRECGQLYECASYLPEYSRQRKTMDQLPALCAQMLLDGFPVELVDGDAANIPMKWIKEVLTELHYIMNSNSKLKVITVIGAENSGKSTLLNTMFGVRFSTSRGCTRGAFIQLINVSKDVRKELGCDCILIIDTEGLKPHQMAQDDHSHERDREVASLAVALSDATIVSVCMDNSREKEVLEIVQHAFTRLKDVDKKPLCHFVHINMSDMPPAERKKRDKELVEQLNEMIRRDTNLMKANIMKISDVMEFNPDFCSWYVPPLWDGILPMAPFSVDYSETVHAFKKQLIGDLKKCQERGDLTHFVGRLESFWKAL encoded by the exons ATGCCCCAACCTTGGGGTGGACATGTGATTTGTCCTATTGACCCACCCAG GTTTAAAGCTCAATGTCCTCCATCTGCTGTGTATCCAGTACTAAGAACTGATCATAGAGGCCCTGATGACGTTATCCATAGCAG GATGAAGGATAAACCTCATACATCTTCTGGATATGTGTCAGACATGTCTGACGTTTCACAGGATAAGCTGTATGATTTCAAAGGCAAACA TCGGGACTATCCAGGGACAGCAGAATCCCACATCTCGTCTGACACATCCAACTACTCTGGATCAAGGGATTCCCAATATGATGAGGAGATGGTTCTGCCTGATGACAT agaagaagaggtgatttgtgacatttgcTGCCAAGCTCCAGCTATGAAGATCTGTCTGACCTGTAACATTTCCTACTGCGAGTATGATGTCCGGCAGCACTACACAGTGAGTgctctgcagagacacacactcagagatGTGAGTGCTGAAGTCGAGGGTAAACGATGTCAGCACTACCAAGAGCCTCTAGATGTATTCTGCAGGACTGATCTGATGCCGATCTGCAGCACATGTGCACAGGGAAGTCACAGAGGACACGACATCATCTTGCAGAAGATGCCACATGCAGCAAGACAG ATGTCTAGAGCTGACGAAACCCAGGTCCCTGGACTACTTGATACAG TGGTGCCCCCTCCTGGTAAGATCAAGTTCCTGTCAGTAAAGCCAAACTCTGTGATGCTGAGCTGGGGATGCCCAGCAGGACTAGAGGGACCTAAGAGCTTCAGAGTAGAGTGGAGATCTTCTAAGAGGGAGGAAGATTATATAGTCATCAAAGATTTTCTTAGAATTGAAATAAACAACCTTCAACCAGGACAACAATATTTGTTCAGAGTGGCCACAGAGGACGAGGATGGCAAATTGAGTGAATGGGTCAAAGAatctgttttcacag CGGTACCAGCTCCTCGACACTTAACAAAAGAGCATACAGAGGCCAGGGCTGTGTCCTTGAAATGGACCATGGGAGACAAAATGGAGCAAATTCCACATCGATTCCTTATAACTGTCACAAGTCCGGGGAAAGAGTCGCAGGGAATACACTCCGTAGACTGCTACAAGATGTTCTCTGACTTAGAGCCAGACACAGAGTACACCATCTCTGTCTCAACAGTGCTCAACAACCAGTACAGTGAGCCAGTCTCCACAACTATACAAACAG ATCCATGTCTCATGGAGGTGCTTTCAAAAATCGGACTTGAAGATCAGTATGACAACAAGCTCACACTAAGCACGGTCCTGGAGATGAATCAAAATGATACATCAGAGAACGATCTTGAAACTGCAAAGTCACTTCCCGAGGCCTTTTTGAAAAAACTTATGATGCTGAATGCAAATGCTAGAAGTGTCAAATGTGTGTCCCATGATGTGGACTCAGATAAGAGCAATGCCATCAATCCCTTGGACCTGATAACAGCACTGTTTCTCTGTTCAGATAGCTTTCTGCACCAGAACATAGTTCTGAAAATGTCACTCTGCCAGTTTGCTGTACCGCTCTTGCTGCCCAACAATGAAACAGGAGAAATCACAATGATGCTGTGGGCTATGCGTGAAATTGTCCAAACCTTCAGACCCTCCAAAGAGGCATTCAGAAAGTTGAAGTGTGAAGAAAGACTTGTGCTCTCTGATATTCCTTTGGTGTCATTTGTCAGGCTGGGGAAGATGGTTTCATCCAAGTCTCAGATACTGAATGAACTGCTTAGCGACAATCAGCAGCAACATGACAGATTTTTTCATCGTCACATGGCATTTGGTGATGTCCCCAGGAGAATTTCAGACGGGCTGGTTGAAATCAGCTGGTATCTCCCAAGCGGGAACAGGAACATAGACAAATTCACTGAGCCAGTGGCCATCACCAACCTCAGGGGAGACATCAGGGCTTTTGACAAGCAGTTCTCATTCCTCTGTCAGACATCTGCAGCTGTTTACATCTTCTGTGATGAATCAGAAGCAGATTCCTTCAACAGTCTGAAAGGAAGAGATGTGAAAGGAAAAGTCTTTGTGATTAgcagcaaaaaggggaaaaacTTTACActcaaaataatgactttgAAACCAAGCTTAAAGACAACTAATCTGACTCAGAAGAAAAAGACGGACACAGAGCTGATAAAAGCCATCCAGGAATCTATCTGTAAGATTCTAGAAAAATGTCCAGACAAAGTGCAGCTGGCAAATCTGGCCGACAGAGCTCACTGCAGTGGGATCCTGGTTGATGAGGATACTGATGAATGTCAGAGTGCCAGGAAGAATGCAAATAAAATCACCACGCATATCGCTAACATCCCCAAATTCAAAGACAAACAACTGCCTAGCCAGGGACACATCTGGAAAGCTCTTTCGTGGCTGGAAAATGAGTGGTGGAGACTGCGAAAAGTTGGCAATCAGAACATTGAGGACTACCGCAaatcactgaaaacaaaagaaaaagacctTAGAAGGAAACAACAAAGATTTGAGATGACAGCTGCAATGTCAGACTTCTTTCACGGGGTGGTCACCTCAGAAGTGCAACGTTACTATTTCCTCAAATGGCTTGAAATAGATTTGGACAATCTGTTCCGGCACCAGCTGTCAGCTCTGCGGGAGCGTTACAAAGAGCAATGCCAGAAATTTCCccaagaaaaagaacaaattgCAGAGATCGACAAGCAAATGTCTGCTTGTTCTTTACACCTGGAACACTTTTTCCGAGAGTGTGGGCAGCTATATGAATGTGCCAGTTACCTGCCAGAATACAGTCGTCAAAGAAAAACCATGGATCAACTACCTGCACTGTGTGCTCAGATGCTGCTGGATGGTTTCCCTGTGGAGCTTGTTGATGGAGATGCAGCAAACATCCCGATGAAGTGGATCAAGGAGGTCCTAACTGAACTTCACTACATTATGAATTCCAACAGTAAACTCAAGGTCATTACAGTCATCGGAGCTGAAAACTCAGGAAAATCAACTCTGCTCAACACCATGTTTGGGGTCAGGTTTTCCACTAGCAGAGGTTGCACCAGAGGAGCTTTCATCCAGCTGATCAATGTCAGTAAAGACGTCAGGAAGGAACTGGGGTGTGACTGCATCCTGATCATCGACACCGAGGGACTGAAACCACATCAGATGGCTCAAGATGATCATAGCCATGAGCGTGACAGGGAAGTGGCAAGCCTCGCTGTGGCGCTTAGTGACGCCACTATTGTCAGTGTTTGCATGGACAActccagagagaaagaggtctTGGAGATTGTGCAGCACGCTTTCACAAGGCTGAAGGATGTGGACAAGAAGCCACTGTGTCATTTTGTGCATATTAACATGTCTGACATGCCtcctgcagagaggaagaagagagataAGGAGTTAGTGGAACAGCTCAATGAAATGATCCGGAGGGACACTAATTTGATGAAGGCCAACATCATGAAGATCTCAGATGTGATGGAGTTCAATCCAGACTTTTGCAGCTGGTATGTTCCTCCCCTTTGGGATGGGATACTGCCAATGGCTCCTTTCAGTGTTGACTACAGTGAGACTGTGCATGCTTTCAAAAAACAGCTGATAGGGGACCTCAAAAAGTGTCAAGAAAGAGGTGATCTGACACATTTTGTCGGGAGGTTAGAAAGCTTCTGGAAAGCTCTATGA